The following proteins come from a genomic window of Terriglobales bacterium:
- the rpmB gene encoding 50S ribosomal protein L28, with amino-acid sequence MARVCDVCGKGPRFGNNISHAHNVTKRRWNVNLRPVRARVNKATKRLRVCTACLRSGKVVKA; translated from the coding sequence ATGGCACGAGTCTGTGATGTGTGCGGCAAGGGGCCGCGCTTCGGCAACAACATCAGCCACGCGCACAATGTCACCAAGCGGCGCTGGAACGTGAACCTGCGGCCGGTGCGGGCGCGGGTGAACAAAGCCACCAAGCGGCTGCGGGTGTGCACCGCCTGTCTTCGGAGCGGTAAAGTCGTC